In Paraburkholderia phenazinium, the following are encoded in one genomic region:
- a CDS encoding peroxiredoxin encodes MKTVGDKLEAFTVTAAKPGFNNHEENGVSAFEEITEQSFPGKWKIIYFYPKDFTFVCPTEIVEFGKLANDFAERDAVLLGGSVDNEFVKLAWRREHKDLSKLNHYAFGDVKGELIDQLGVRDKEAGVALRATFVVDPDNTIQHVSVNNLNVGRNPEEVLRILDGLQTDELCPCNRAVGGATL; translated from the coding sequence ATGAAAACCGTTGGCGACAAACTCGAAGCTTTCACCGTCACCGCAGCCAAGCCGGGCTTCAACAATCACGAAGAAAACGGCGTGTCGGCGTTCGAAGAAATCACCGAACAGTCGTTCCCGGGCAAGTGGAAGATCATTTACTTCTACCCGAAGGACTTCACCTTTGTGTGCCCGACGGAAATCGTCGAATTCGGCAAGCTGGCGAACGACTTCGCAGAGCGCGACGCGGTCCTGCTGGGCGGCAGCGTGGACAACGAATTCGTGAAACTGGCATGGCGCCGTGAGCACAAGGACCTGAGCAAGCTGAACCACTATGCGTTCGGCGACGTCAAGGGCGAGCTGATCGACCAGCTGGGCGTGCGCGACAAGGAAGCAGGCGTGGCGCTGCGCGCAACGTTCGTCGTCGACCCGGACAACACGATCCAGCACGTTTCGGTGAACAACCTGAACGTCGGCCGTAACCCGGAAGAAGTGCTGCGTATTCTGGACGGTCTGCAAACGGACGAACTGTGCCCGTGCAACCGTGCAGTTGGCGGCGCAACGCTGTAA
- a CDS encoding DUF1064 domain-containing protein codes for MKNLRLTEEELTRMRERNLLLARPGDVPRCDPATPLQRMQALGRLPKGIMNKTEEAYAAHLDAQRGLGLVLWFRFEGLKLRLADSTFYDTDFVVLAANGQLEIHEVKGFMTDDANVKLKVAASQYPFVFRLVRKAKGGGWDIREV; via the coding sequence ATGAAAAACCTTCGACTCACGGAAGAGGAGCTGACACGCATGCGCGAGCGGAACCTCTTGCTCGCGCGGCCGGGCGATGTGCCGCGCTGTGATCCGGCAACGCCGCTGCAGCGCATGCAGGCGCTCGGACGACTGCCGAAAGGCATCATGAACAAAACAGAAGAGGCCTACGCCGCGCATCTTGACGCGCAGCGCGGCCTCGGTCTGGTGCTCTGGTTCCGCTTCGAAGGCCTGAAGCTCAGGCTGGCGGATAGCACGTTCTACGACACCGACTTCGTGGTGCTGGCGGCCAACGGCCAACTAGAGATTCACGAGGTCAAGGGTTTCATGACGGACGACGCAAACGTGAAGCTGAAGGTCGCGGCTTCGCAATACCCGTTCGTGTTTCGGCTCGTTCGCAAGGCGAAGGGTGGCGGCTGGGATATCAGGGAGGTATGA
- a CDS encoding helix-turn-helix domain-containing protein: MNTWNSRITEARTARRINQRELARLCGVSAPTVSDWESGRIKTLEAENMLKICTVLKVDPFWLVLGPPNGKAPIIEEKSPLSDEAVRLISWVERVDGLGGQARKLFGHIGAALQVAGSLTQAQNSIRDAEMASAEADLTSHIESTEGKERANRKHKP; the protein is encoded by the coding sequence ATGAACACTTGGAACTCCCGGATTACAGAGGCTCGCACGGCGAGGAGAATCAACCAGCGCGAGCTCGCACGGCTCTGCGGCGTGTCCGCGCCCACCGTTTCCGACTGGGAATCAGGACGCATAAAGACGCTCGAAGCCGAAAACATGCTCAAAATCTGCACGGTTTTGAAGGTCGATCCGTTCTGGCTCGTATTGGGTCCGCCTAACGGCAAAGCTCCGATCATCGAGGAGAAGTCCCCTCTAAGCGACGAAGCGGTCCGGCTCATTTCGTGGGTCGAACGCGTGGACGGGCTTGGCGGCCAAGCTCGCAAGCTATTCGGCCACATCGGCGCCGCGTTGCAGGTTGCAGGCTCACTTACGCAGGCGCAGAATTCCATCAGGGATGCGGAAATGGCCAGCGCTGAGGCGGATCTGACGTCCCACATCGAATCCACCGAGGGGAAAGAGCGTGCAAACAGGAAGCACAAGCCATAA
- a CDS encoding DUF2591 family protein, translating to MEIDKLVGAELDFWTAKAEGLDAELKSLYGQSYCKIAVHDSHGYVVYEPTQNSKLAAEIAFRQCYTLYPHPSLDDRGATRKLWLAEAQWNKTFHGTYVDESPLVAICRLRVAEAIAGKQLVKNF from the coding sequence ATGGAAATCGACAAGCTGGTGGGCGCCGAACTGGACTTCTGGACTGCGAAGGCCGAGGGGCTCGATGCTGAACTGAAGTCGCTCTATGGCCAGAGCTACTGCAAGATCGCGGTCCACGATAGCCACGGCTATGTGGTCTACGAGCCCACCCAGAATTCGAAGCTGGCTGCGGAGATTGCCTTCCGGCAGTGCTACACGCTGTATCCGCATCCGTCGCTGGACGACAGGGGCGCAACGCGCAAGCTGTGGCTCGCCGAGGCTCAGTGGAACAAGACCTTTCACGGCACGTACGTCGACGAATCACCGCTGGTCGCGATATGCCGGCTGCGCGTCGCCGAAGCAATCGCCGGGAAGCAGTTGGTAAAGAATTTTTGA
- a CDS encoding DUF1501 domain-containing protein has translation MKRRDFLSMTTAASAALWLPRAFGAQAQVPGQADGTALARGGYGNLLILVELKGGNDGLNTVIPYADPTYYQLRKNIGIKREQMIQLDERTALHPALQPLMPLWQSQQLAIVQGVSYAQPNLSHFRSIEIWDTASRSDQYLREGWLTRAFAQHAVPPSFVADGVVIGSAEMGPLANGARAIALVNPAQFIKASRLATPVSLHERNPELAHILDVENDIVKAADRLRPREGQFPLKTNFPAGAFGTSIKTAMQVLAAGDTLQGRPLNGQGVAVIRLTLNGFDTHQNQPGQQAALLKQLAEGFASMKSALVELGRWDNTLVMTYAEFGRRPRENQSNGTDHGTVAPHFVMGGRVRGGLYGAPPVLTQLDGSGNLPVGVDFRQLYATILGPWWGLDATAVLQQRFEPVPLLRA, from the coding sequence ATGAAGCGGCGCGACTTTCTTTCGATGACCACCGCGGCAAGCGCCGCCCTCTGGCTGCCGCGGGCGTTCGGCGCGCAGGCACAGGTTCCGGGGCAGGCCGACGGCACGGCGCTCGCGCGAGGCGGCTATGGCAATCTGCTGATTCTCGTGGAGTTGAAGGGCGGCAACGACGGCCTCAATACGGTGATTCCGTACGCCGATCCTACTTACTATCAGTTGCGCAAGAATATCGGCATCAAGCGCGAACAGATGATCCAGCTCGACGAGCGCACCGCCTTGCATCCGGCGTTGCAGCCGTTGATGCCGCTGTGGCAAAGCCAGCAACTGGCGATCGTCCAGGGCGTCAGCTATGCGCAGCCGAACCTGTCGCACTTCCGTTCGATCGAGATTTGGGACACCGCCTCGCGCTCGGATCAATATCTGCGCGAAGGGTGGCTGACGCGCGCGTTCGCCCAGCACGCGGTGCCGCCGAGCTTTGTCGCGGATGGCGTGGTGATCGGCAGTGCGGAGATGGGGCCGCTTGCCAACGGCGCGCGGGCGATCGCGCTGGTGAATCCGGCGCAGTTCATCAAAGCCTCGCGGCTGGCGACGCCGGTGTCGTTGCACGAACGCAATCCCGAGCTGGCGCATATTCTCGACGTCGAGAACGACATCGTGAAGGCCGCCGACCGTCTGCGTCCGCGCGAAGGACAATTCCCGCTGAAGACCAACTTCCCGGCGGGCGCGTTCGGAACCTCGATCAAGACTGCGATGCAGGTGCTCGCCGCCGGCGACACGCTGCAAGGCCGGCCGCTGAACGGGCAGGGCGTGGCCGTGATCCGGCTGACGCTGAACGGCTTCGATACCCACCAGAATCAGCCCGGCCAGCAGGCCGCGCTGCTCAAGCAGCTTGCGGAGGGATTCGCGTCGATGAAGTCGGCGCTGGTCGAGCTGGGGCGCTGGGACAATACGCTGGTGATGACGTATGCGGAGTTCGGCCGCCGGCCGCGCGAGAACCAGAGCAACGGCACCGATCACGGTACCGTCGCGCCGCATTTCGTCATGGGTGGACGGGTGCGCGGCGGCCTGTACGGCGCGCCCCCGGTTTTGACGCAACTGGACGGAAGCGGCAACTTGCCGGTGGGTGTCGATTTCCGCCAGCTCTATGCGACCATCCTCGGACCGTGGTGGGGACTCGACGCTACGGCTGTCCTGCAACAGCGCTTCGAGCCGGTGCCGCTGTTGCGCGCGTGA
- a CDS encoding DUF1800 domain-containing protein: protein MAQDGTPHSPHAKHHAPVATADDSAEALLDGDDARFFLTRVGFAPDNAEVAQYVGLTREQAVDRVLDAAHTEASTPMPAWVLEPIPTRDERKVWTQDQRQAEQRERGQRYEELRAWWVREMLTTPSPLTERMTLFWSNHFTSGQDKVGYPQLMAQQNMLFRRDALGNFGELLHDVAKDPAMLQYLDGAGSRKGKPNENFAREVMELFTLGEGHYSQQDVSEAARAYTGWTLDPDTQGYVWRANLHDDGIKTVFGQSGPFDGDQVLDMLLARPETATFVTTKLWREFVSDTPDPAQIAPIAARFRASRYDVKVALRGLFLSDAFWDERNRGMLVKSPAEFVVGALREFDIGYDNTAPFAGEIRTLGENLFYPPNVKGWPGGTTWINSSTLLARKQFVEQLFRATETAAPHHAQTGMSQDPKGAAMVQRAMAKVGQGGVRFDIDTWLAQFNTAPTAKAGLSAELQLQHAVLPLAPVDAIETDSTASAYLEALLMDPAYQLK from the coding sequence GTGGCCCAGGACGGGACGCCCCATAGCCCGCACGCGAAACACCATGCACCCGTGGCAACCGCGGACGACTCGGCCGAGGCCTTGCTCGACGGCGACGACGCGCGCTTCTTCCTGACCCGGGTGGGCTTCGCGCCGGATAACGCCGAGGTCGCGCAATATGTCGGGCTCACGCGCGAGCAGGCGGTCGACCGGGTGCTGGACGCCGCGCACACTGAAGCCTCGACACCGATGCCCGCCTGGGTGCTGGAGCCGATCCCGACGCGCGACGAGCGCAAGGTCTGGACCCAGGACCAGCGCCAGGCCGAGCAGCGCGAGCGCGGCCAGCGTTACGAAGAGTTACGCGCATGGTGGGTACGCGAGATGTTGACCACGCCGTCGCCGCTCACCGAGCGCATGACGCTCTTCTGGAGCAACCACTTTACGTCCGGGCAGGACAAGGTCGGCTATCCGCAGTTGATGGCGCAACAGAACATGTTGTTCCGCCGCGATGCGCTGGGCAATTTCGGCGAACTGCTGCACGACGTCGCGAAAGACCCGGCCATGCTGCAGTATCTCGATGGCGCCGGCAGCCGCAAGGGCAAGCCTAACGAGAACTTCGCCCGCGAAGTGATGGAGCTGTTCACGCTAGGCGAAGGGCACTACTCGCAGCAGGACGTCTCGGAGGCCGCGCGGGCCTATACCGGATGGACCCTCGACCCGGATACCCAGGGCTACGTGTGGCGCGCCAACCTGCATGACGACGGCATCAAGACGGTGTTCGGGCAGAGCGGACCGTTCGACGGCGATCAGGTCCTCGACATGCTGTTGGCCCGTCCGGAGACGGCCACCTTCGTTACGACCAAGCTGTGGCGCGAGTTCGTTTCCGATACGCCGGACCCGGCGCAGATCGCGCCCATCGCAGCGCGTTTTCGCGCGAGTCGCTATGACGTCAAAGTCGCGTTGCGCGGACTGTTCCTGAGCGACGCGTTCTGGGACGAGCGCAACCGCGGCATGCTGGTGAAGTCGCCGGCCGAGTTCGTGGTGGGCGCGTTGCGCGAGTTCGATATCGGCTACGACAACACGGCGCCGTTCGCCGGCGAGATTCGCACCCTGGGCGAGAACCTGTTCTATCCGCCCAACGTCAAGGGTTGGCCAGGCGGCACGACGTGGATCAACAGCTCGACGCTGCTCGCGCGCAAGCAGTTCGTCGAGCAGCTGTTTCGCGCCACCGAGACCGCCGCTCCGCATCACGCGCAAACCGGCATGAGCCAGGATCCGAAGGGGGCGGCGATGGTGCAGCGTGCCATGGCGAAAGTGGGTCAGGGCGGAGTACGCTTCGATATCGACACATGGCTCGCCCAGTTCAACACCGCGCCGACCGCCAAAGCGGGGCTGTCGGCGGAACTGCAGTTGCAGCACGCGGTGCTGCCGCTTGCGCCGGTCGACGCGATCGAAACCGATTCGACCGCCAGCGCCTACCTGGAAGCGCTGCTGATGGACCCGGCTTACCAGCTCAAATAA
- a CDS encoding ATP-binding protein, whose protein sequence is MRIDRRLLTLAFGGLFWRTFLLIALLIAVSLAAWFQSFRVIEREPRAQRVALQLVAIVKLTRTALLYSDPDLRRALLQDLESNEGVRVYPRETTDKYKLQPDESLNRLIEHDIRGRLGDDTVIAQSVNDIPGVWISFKIDDDDYWVALDRDQLDNATGLQWAGWGVFALALSLFGAAFITSLVNRPFARLAMAARKVGSGQSPEPLPERGMGVAAETNRSFNQMVQDLEQLEADRALMLAGISHDLRTPLARLRLETEMSPSDQTTKDAMVDDIEQMDMIIGRFLDYARPVQRVPEPVDLSVIAQELAARMSSEDGMRLITRLAPSAVIEADETDMRRVIGNLLENARKYGLSEGDGIPHVILETRVSHSRVELSVVDEGPGIPEDQLALVTRPFYRVDSARTQANGTGLGMAIVQRLVGRYRGGLRLRNRTPGPGLEVTIEFPLAKGA, encoded by the coding sequence ATGCGGATCGACCGGCGCCTCCTGACGCTCGCGTTCGGCGGCCTTTTCTGGCGGACCTTTCTGTTGATCGCACTGTTGATCGCAGTCAGTCTCGCCGCCTGGTTCCAAAGCTTCCGGGTGATCGAACGCGAGCCGCGCGCGCAGCGCGTGGCCTTGCAGCTCGTCGCCATCGTCAAGCTCACGCGAACCGCACTCCTCTATTCCGATCCCGACCTGCGGCGCGCGTTGCTGCAGGATCTGGAGAGCAATGAAGGGGTGCGCGTGTACCCGCGCGAAACCACCGACAAGTACAAGCTGCAGCCGGACGAGTCGCTCAACCGGTTGATCGAACACGACATCCGCGGGCGCCTCGGCGACGACACGGTGATTGCGCAATCGGTCAACGACATCCCCGGCGTGTGGATCAGCTTCAAGATCGACGATGACGACTATTGGGTGGCGCTCGACCGCGATCAGCTCGACAACGCCACGGGCCTGCAATGGGCCGGCTGGGGGGTGTTCGCGCTGGCGCTGTCGCTGTTCGGCGCGGCCTTCATCACGAGTCTGGTGAACCGGCCGTTTGCGCGGCTCGCCATGGCGGCCCGCAAGGTGGGCTCGGGACAATCGCCCGAGCCGCTGCCCGAGCGCGGCATGGGCGTCGCCGCCGAAACCAACCGCAGCTTCAACCAGATGGTGCAGGACCTCGAACAGCTCGAGGCCGACCGGGCGCTCATGCTGGCGGGCATCTCGCACGACCTGCGCACCCCGCTTGCCCGTCTGCGGCTCGAAACCGAAATGAGTCCGTCGGATCAGACCACCAAGGACGCGATGGTCGACGACATCGAGCAGATGGACATGATCATCGGCCGCTTCCTCGATTACGCGCGCCCGGTGCAACGCGTCCCGGAACCGGTCGACCTCTCCGTGATCGCCCAGGAACTGGCGGCGCGCATGTCGTCCGAAGACGGCATGCGCCTGATCACGCGTCTGGCGCCGTCGGCGGTCATCGAGGCCGACGAAACCGATATGCGGCGCGTGATCGGCAACCTGCTCGAGAACGCGCGCAAGTATGGGCTGAGCGAAGGCGATGGCATTCCGCACGTGATCCTCGAGACGCGCGTGTCGCATTCGCGGGTCGAACTGTCCGTGGTCGACGAAGGACCGGGAATTCCGGAAGACCAGTTGGCCCTCGTGACCCGGCCGTTCTACCGGGTCGATTCGGCCCGTACCCAGGCCAATGGCACGGGCCTCGGCATGGCGATCGTGCAACGCCTGGTGGGCCGCTATCGGGGCGGTCTGCGCCTGCGCAACCGGACCCCCGGCCCGGGACTCGAAGTCACGATCGAGTTTCCGCTCGCCAAAGGCGCCTGA
- a CDS encoding nuclease domain-containing protein — translation MKRTGFVRRPGKEYAALSRTSTLKRSGPMKTRRKRPTAAEGSNLIDACRGEQCYLRVAGVCCGDAATVVPCHSNQAKHGKGMGLKAAHEFTVPGCWRCHSWLDQGPASRETKAAVFDAALAAWQPARAEKMGVPACN, via the coding sequence ATGAAGAGGACAGGTTTTGTCCGAAGACCGGGCAAGGAATATGCGGCGCTGTCGCGCACGTCGACGCTCAAGCGTTCGGGTCCGATGAAGACTCGCCGCAAGCGGCCGACGGCTGCCGAAGGATCGAATCTTATTGATGCATGCCGTGGCGAGCAGTGTTATTTGCGCGTTGCCGGCGTCTGCTGCGGCGACGCGGCCACTGTTGTGCCGTGCCACTCAAACCAGGCGAAGCATGGCAAGGGGATGGGTCTGAAGGCCGCGCACGAGTTCACGGTACCGGGGTGCTGGCGCTGTCATTCGTGGCTCGATCAAGGGCCGGCTTCACGTGAAACAAAGGCCGCGGTGTTCGATGCGGCGCTGGCGGCGTGGCAGCCGGCCCGGGCCGAGAAGATGGGAGTTCCGGCATGCAACTGA
- a CDS encoding site-specific integrase — protein sequence MGRIGTGVREISDSSYEISFAYKGERCRERVKAKPCPANTRKLIQFRAAIMHAIEKGEFDYAKTFPDSARVARFAEMLGDVLTVEKYFDTWLTRKKTEVKASTYQGYRLIAINFVTPKFGKLPLSELKRAAIRDWLAAVPDVTNKRLSNIQSCMRSALSDALGDEIIDANPLAGYTYSRAERPVEGEPDDEVDPFTPDEQAAILTKMRPGERTLIQFFLWTGLRTSEATALNWSDIDFIGGFIRVRRAMTREARGIAEMPKTSAGRRDVKMLAPARAALLEQKAFTFMAELDGPVFANPTTRQRYTGSPQIWKVWQTALKHAGVRYRRPYQTRHTYASMMLSAGEHPMWVAKQMGHADWTMIARVYGRWMPSADTSAGSKAVEMFARSNPNMGVGNGK from the coding sequence ATGGGCCGTATCGGGACGGGAGTCCGGGAAATCTCGGACTCCAGCTATGAAATCTCCTTCGCCTATAAGGGCGAACGCTGCAGGGAGCGCGTCAAAGCGAAGCCCTGTCCTGCCAATACTCGAAAGCTGATCCAGTTCCGCGCAGCGATCATGCATGCGATCGAGAAAGGCGAGTTCGATTATGCCAAGACGTTCCCTGATTCGGCCCGGGTCGCGCGCTTTGCCGAGATGCTGGGCGATGTTCTCACAGTCGAAAAGTATTTCGATACCTGGCTGACGCGCAAGAAAACTGAGGTGAAGGCTTCGACCTATCAGGGGTATCGGCTGATCGCCATCAATTTTGTGACGCCCAAGTTCGGCAAGTTGCCGCTGTCGGAGCTTAAGCGCGCCGCGATCCGCGACTGGCTTGCCGCGGTTCCCGACGTCACGAACAAGCGCCTGTCCAATATCCAGAGCTGCATGCGATCCGCGCTCTCGGATGCGCTGGGCGATGAGATCATTGACGCCAACCCCCTCGCCGGCTACACGTATTCGCGCGCTGAGCGGCCCGTCGAGGGTGAGCCCGATGACGAGGTCGACCCGTTCACGCCAGACGAGCAGGCGGCGATCCTGACCAAGATGCGCCCGGGCGAGCGCACACTAATCCAGTTCTTCCTGTGGACCGGACTGCGCACATCGGAAGCAACGGCGCTCAACTGGTCCGACATCGACTTTATCGGCGGGTTCATCCGCGTGCGGCGTGCCATGACGCGCGAGGCGAGAGGTATTGCCGAGATGCCCAAGACGAGCGCGGGCCGCCGGGACGTCAAAATGCTCGCGCCCGCCCGAGCGGCGCTGCTCGAGCAGAAGGCCTTCACGTTCATGGCCGAACTCGACGGGCCAGTATTCGCCAATCCGACGACGCGCCAGCGATACACCGGATCGCCGCAGATCTGGAAGGTCTGGCAGACAGCGCTGAAGCATGCCGGCGTGCGATACCGGCGCCCCTACCAGACCCGCCACACCTACGCGTCCATGATGCTCTCCGCCGGCGAGCATCCTATGTGGGTAGCCAAGCAGATGGGTCATGCAGACTGGACAATGATCGCGCGCGTCTATGGCCGCTGGATGCCATCGGCCGATACCTCGGCGGGTAGCAAGGCCGTCGAGATGTTCGCGAGATCCAACCCTAATATGGGAGTGGGAAATGGAAAGTAG
- a CDS encoding DNA-binding protein encodes MTRPNIEQALRDVLTGSTRKDAADRIGWDPSEVSRFLSGQRGVLITEIDKAIDVAGYALVSRPYLDAIATLCKVGAACECARQGAGECGLG; translated from the coding sequence ATGACCAGACCAAATATCGAACAGGCGCTACGCGACGTCCTGACGGGCTCGACGCGCAAGGATGCCGCGGATCGCATTGGATGGGACCCGTCGGAGGTGAGTCGCTTTCTGAGCGGTCAGCGCGGCGTGCTGATCACTGAGATCGACAAGGCGATCGACGTGGCGGGTTACGCGCTCGTCAGCCGGCCGTACCTCGATGCGATTGCAACTCTCTGTAAGGTCGGCGCTGCGTGCGAATGTGCACGGCAGGGCGCCGGTGAGTGCGGTCTTGGCTGA
- a CDS encoding squalene/phytoene synthase family protein — protein MNFDEYCQQKAAPPGSSSYYALRQAPAGRQPLLTALFALRREFEETVKETSDPAIGRTKLAWWQNEIAALAAGTPSHPVSKALAAHLGGGVEAAYPALQTLLAGFEMDLDQARYLDYPNLRRYLQSVGGTFAALVARASAQHPAEAEAWAAPLGHALMLAQLVAELGNDARHGRIYIPIDEMQRFNVTAADLINRKYSEAFTELMRFQTGRARAAIQAALAALPAGERRTQRTLRAQAALALAQLDEIERDGYHVLHQRIALTPIRKLWIAWRAARQR, from the coding sequence GTGAATTTCGACGAATATTGCCAGCAGAAGGCGGCGCCCCCCGGTTCGAGCAGCTACTACGCGCTCCGTCAGGCGCCCGCGGGACGCCAGCCGCTCCTGACCGCCCTGTTCGCGCTGCGCCGCGAATTCGAGGAGACGGTGAAGGAAACCAGCGATCCGGCCATTGGCCGCACCAAGCTCGCCTGGTGGCAGAACGAAATCGCCGCGCTGGCCGCGGGTACCCCTTCGCATCCGGTGTCGAAGGCGCTCGCGGCGCATCTGGGCGGCGGCGTGGAAGCGGCGTATCCGGCCTTGCAAACGCTGCTGGCGGGCTTCGAAATGGACCTCGACCAGGCCCGCTATCTCGACTACCCGAACCTGCGCCGCTATCTGCAAAGCGTCGGCGGCACGTTTGCCGCGCTGGTCGCACGCGCGAGCGCACAGCATCCCGCCGAGGCCGAAGCCTGGGCCGCGCCGCTCGGCCACGCGTTGATGCTGGCCCAGCTCGTCGCCGAACTCGGCAACGACGCGCGCCACGGGCGCATCTATATTCCGATCGACGAGATGCAGCGCTTCAACGTCACGGCGGCCGACCTGATCAACCGCAAATACAGCGAAGCCTTCACCGAACTGATGCGCTTTCAGACCGGCCGCGCACGCGCTGCGATTCAAGCCGCGCTCGCCGCGTTGCCGGCCGGCGAGCGGCGCACGCAGCGCACCTTGCGCGCGCAAGCCGCGCTTGCGCTGGCGCAGCTCGATGAGATTGAACGAGACGGCTATCACGTGCTGCATCAGCGTATTGCGCTGACGCCTATCCGCAAGCTATGGATCGCGTGGCGCGCCGCGCGTCAGCGTTAG
- the ompR gene encoding osmolarity response regulator transcription factor OmpR translates to MPTMETKNPSKILVVDDDPRLRDLLRRYLGEQGFNVYVAENAPSMNKLWVRERFDLLVLDLMLPGEDGLSICRRLRGSNDRTPIIMLTAKGEDVDRIVGLEMGADDYLPKPFNPRELVARIHAVLRRQSPSELPGAPSETTEVFEFGEFALNLATRTLTKAGQEIPLTTGEFSVLKVFARHPRQPLSREKLMELARGREYEVFDRSLDVQISRLRKLIEPDPGSPRFIQTVWGLGYVFIPDGAA, encoded by the coding sequence ATGCCGACCATGGAAACCAAAAACCCTTCGAAAATCCTCGTCGTCGATGACGATCCGCGTCTGCGCGATCTGCTACGCCGCTATCTTGGCGAACAGGGCTTCAACGTCTACGTCGCCGAAAACGCGCCGTCAATGAACAAGCTCTGGGTGCGTGAACGTTTCGACCTGCTGGTGCTCGACCTGATGCTGCCGGGTGAAGACGGGCTGTCGATCTGCCGGCGTCTGCGCGGCAGCAACGACCGCACGCCGATCATCATGCTCACGGCCAAGGGTGAGGATGTGGACCGTATCGTCGGCCTCGAGATGGGCGCCGACGACTATCTGCCCAAGCCGTTCAACCCGCGCGAGCTGGTGGCACGGATTCACGCGGTGCTGCGCCGCCAGTCGCCGTCCGAGTTGCCGGGTGCGCCGTCCGAGACCACCGAGGTCTTCGAGTTCGGCGAATTCGCGCTCAACCTCGCTACCCGCACGTTGACCAAGGCCGGCCAGGAAATCCCGCTGACCACCGGCGAGTTCTCCGTGCTGAAGGTGTTTGCCCGTCATCCGCGTCAGCCGCTGTCGCGCGAGAAGCTGATGGAACTGGCGCGCGGCCGCGAATACGAAGTGTTCGACCGCAGCCTCGACGTGCAGATCTCGCGTCTGCGCAAGCTGATCGAACCCGATCCGGGCAGCCCGCGCTTCATCCAGACCGTCTGGGGTCTTGGCTACGTGTTCATTCCCGACGGCGCAGCCTGA
- a CDS encoding helix-turn-helix domain-containing protein translates to MSIHLMNQAWRTSLATGPKFVLVAICDTANDEGVCWPSVATISARTSMGERTVQRHLEDLEKAGLVTRTFRRGRSTNYLVHEGKFPYKTPAKLAPPQDIHPRQIGTPAKLATTPVNDDVAPPPNSTETPAKLAPRTTSNLKKNHQGTGAPPKDVPAVMVEPKASARGARLPKDWILSRSLGLWAATEQPTWTPEHIRKVAAAFKDHWIAQPGVKGRKTDWDATWRNWVRKEGPMAGASSRYVESPVGDWWVSDAGITAKGEELQVPRQKDEATPYYLVRVAKAAGRGPWIDHVLKAAQRVSAEWQQKVVAHLGEALMPTDWYAS, encoded by the coding sequence GTGAGCATCCATCTCATGAATCAAGCGTGGCGCACATCACTCGCGACCGGACCCAAGTTCGTACTCGTCGCGATATGCGATACCGCAAACGACGAGGGCGTGTGCTGGCCTTCTGTGGCTACGATATCAGCGCGCACGTCGATGGGCGAGCGGACGGTCCAGCGGCATCTGGAAGACCTGGAGAAGGCTGGCCTTGTCACGCGGACGTTCCGGCGTGGCCGCAGCACGAACTACCTCGTCCACGAGGGAAAGTTTCCGTACAAGACCCCCGCCAAATTGGCACCCCCGCAAGATATTCACCCCCGCCAAATTGGCACCCCCGCCAAATTGGCAACCACCCCCGTCAACGACGACGTCGCACCCCCGCCAAATTCGACAGAAACCCCCGCCAAATTGGCACCCAGAACCACCAGTAACCTTAAAAAGAACCATCAGGGAACCGGTGCGCCTCCGAAAGATGTGCCTGCGGTCATGGTCGAGCCGAAAGCATCCGCGCGGGGCGCGCGTCTGCCGAAGGACTGGATTCTTTCGAGATCCCTCGGTCTTTGGGCCGCCACCGAGCAGCCAACGTGGACGCCCGAGCATATCCGGAAGGTCGCCGCGGCGTTCAAGGATCACTGGATTGCCCAGCCCGGCGTGAAAGGGCGCAAGACGGATTGGGATGCCACCTGGCGCAACTGGGTGAGGAAGGAAGGGCCGATGGCCGGTGCCTCGAGCAGATATGTGGAATCGCCAGTTGGGGATTGGTGGGTGAGCGATGCCGGGATCACGGCGAAGGGCGAAGAGCTTCAGGTGCCGCGGCAGAAGGATGAGGCGACTCCGTATTACCTCGTCCGCGTGGCCAAGGCGGCCGGCAGGGGCCCTTGGATTGATCACGTTCTCAAGGCCGCACAGCGCGTCAGCGCAGAGTGGCAGCAGAAGGTCGTCGCCCATCTCGGCGAAGCGCTTATGCCCACGGACTGGTACGCATCATGA